The proteins below come from a single Streptomyces tubercidicus genomic window:
- a CDS encoding SDR family oxidoreductase translates to MSAGTALIVGASRALGLGLATEYAHRGWDVIGTVRGDRRTGLHDLAEASRGRVTVESLDMTKPEEIDALRERLAERTLDLLFVNAAVARGNIPVGDVPTEMFVEVMVTNALSPMRLIESFRSLVAPTGTIGVMSSRQGSLALNTRGGQDVYRASKSALNQLMRSYAARYADTSHTLLLMCPGHVRTELGGPDAPLSIDQSIPGVADTLDRHGGEPGLKFLNYQDQPVPW, encoded by the coding sequence ATGAGCGCCGGGACCGCTCTCATCGTCGGGGCGTCCCGGGCCCTCGGGCTCGGCCTGGCCACCGAGTACGCGCACCGGGGCTGGGACGTCATCGGGACCGTCCGGGGCGATCGGCGCACTGGTCTCCACGACCTGGCCGAGGCATCCCGTGGTCGCGTCACCGTCGAGTCGCTGGACATGACGAAGCCAGAGGAGATCGATGCCCTGCGCGAACGCCTGGCGGAGCGCACCCTCGACCTGCTGTTCGTCAACGCCGCCGTCGCGAGGGGCAACATTCCCGTCGGCGACGTCCCGACGGAGATGTTCGTCGAGGTCATGGTCACCAATGCGCTCAGCCCGATGCGCCTGATCGAGTCCTTCCGCTCGCTGGTCGCGCCGACCGGGACCATCGGCGTCATGTCCTCGCGCCAAGGCAGCCTGGCGTTGAACACCCGCGGCGGTCAGGACGTCTACCGCGCCAGCAAGTCCGCTCTGAACCAGCTGATGCGCAGTTACGCCGCCCGGTACGCCGACACCTCGCACACGCTGCTGCTCATGTGCCCCGGCCATGTCCGCACCGAACTCGGCGGACCGGACGCACCGTTGAGCATCGACCAGTCCATCCCGGGCGTGGCGGACACGCTCGACCGCCACGGCGGCGAACCGGGCCTGAAGTTCCTCAATTACCAGGACCAGCCCGTGCCCTGGTAG